Proteins encoded within one genomic window of Flavobacterium sp. NG2:
- a CDS encoding heme-binding protein produces the protein MNSLKQLKFCIVVFTIALYTHSVQAQITNDISHEEAFKALLTAKKKAEASKVPVNIAVVDAGANLKAFLRMDGSYLGSIDVAIKKAKTARYFDIDTGDLGKLTQPGGIIYNIELSNNGLISFPGGVPIKNKEGKIIGAIGISGGTIEQDHEIATIGALSVIE, from the coding sequence ATGAATTCACTTAAACAATTAAAATTTTGTATTGTTGTATTTACAATTGCATTATACACCCATTCAGTACAAGCACAAATTACAAACGACATTAGTCATGAAGAAGCATTTAAAGCTTTACTAACAGCAAAGAAAAAAGCAGAAGCGTCCAAAGTACCTGTAAATATTGCTGTTGTAGATGCTGGTGCCAACTTAAAAGCGTTTCTCCGTATGGATGGATCATATTTAGGTAGTATTGATGTAGCCATCAAAAAAGCAAAAACGGCTCGCTACTTTGACATCGACACCGGAGATTTAGGTAAACTAACCCAACCAGGAGGGATTATTTATAACATCGAACTCTCTAATAATGGATTAATCTCTTTTCCAGGAGGGGTGCCTATAAAAAATAAGGAAGGCAAAATTATTGGTGCTATTGGAATAAGTGGTGGTACTATTGAACAAGATCACGAAATTGCAACAATTGGAGCCTTATCTGTAATTGAATAA
- a CDS encoding Crp/Fnr family transcriptional regulator codes for MINDLLKENITKNISFSTTELEVFCRYFYPKTIKKKEFLLVQGEVCKFEGFVLDGCFRIFTIDKKGNENTLYFAAKDWWIMDIDSFMNQSSSDLNIQALEDSEVLLINRTDKLALYESMPVVEKLFRVMSQKALVAWQRRLIRNHSHTAKERYLYFIENYPNIASKINDKQIASYLGITHEFLSKIKKGN; via the coding sequence ATGATAAACGATTTATTAAAAGAAAACATCACCAAAAACATTTCATTTTCTACCACTGAGTTAGAAGTGTTTTGCCGATATTTTTACCCTAAAACGATTAAGAAAAAGGAATTTCTGCTAGTGCAAGGAGAAGTCTGTAAGTTTGAAGGTTTTGTATTAGACGGTTGTTTTAGGATTTTCACAATCGACAAAAAAGGAAATGAAAACACGCTCTATTTTGCCGCTAAAGATTGGTGGATAATGGATATTGATAGTTTTATGAATCAATCAAGCTCTGATTTAAATATTCAAGCTTTGGAAGACAGTGAAGTCCTTTTGATAAATAGAACTGATAAATTGGCTTTATACGAATCCATGCCTGTTGTAGAAAAACTGTTTAGAGTCATGTCTCAAAAAGCTTTGGTTGCTTGGCAAAGAAGATTGATTCGAAACCATAGCCATACAGCAAAAGAACGCTATCTTTATTTTATAGAAAACTACCCCAACATCGCCTCAAAAATCAACGACAAACAAATAGCAAGTTACCTTGGAATTACTCATGAATTCCTAAGTAAAATCAAAAAAGGCAACTAA
- a CDS encoding type 1 glutamine amidotransferase domain-containing protein: MKNVLFVLTSHSELGNTGEKTGFWIEEFASPYYYLIDNGIKVTLSSPKGGQPPIDPKSNVPDFQTPATIRFNDDKELQCKLAKTLALETVNPNDYDAIFYPGGHGPLWDLSENKTSIALIESFYKALKPVAAVCHAPIVLKEAKDSNGTPLVNKKKVTAFSNSEEMAIGLDTIVPFLVEEELKNKGGYFSKGEDWESYAIEDGHLITGQNPASSLAVAQLLFNQL; encoded by the coding sequence ATGAAAAACGTATTATTTGTTTTAACAAGCCACTCAGAATTAGGAAACACTGGAGAAAAAACAGGTTTTTGGATAGAAGAATTTGCCTCTCCCTATTATTATTTAATTGACAACGGAATTAAGGTAACACTAAGTTCTCCTAAAGGAGGCCAACCTCCTATTGACCCCAAAAGTAATGTACCAGATTTTCAAACACCAGCAACCATCCGATTCAATGATGATAAAGAACTACAATGCAAATTGGCTAAAACCTTAGCTCTTGAGACTGTAAATCCTAACGATTATGATGCGATATTTTACCCAGGTGGTCACGGACCACTTTGGGATTTATCCGAAAACAAAACTTCGATTGCTCTTATTGAAAGTTTTTACAAAGCCCTAAAACCTGTAGCAGCTGTTTGTCACGCACCTATAGTTTTGAAAGAAGCTAAAGACAGTAATGGCACACCATTAGTAAATAAGAAAAAAGTAACGGCATTTTCAAATTCAGAAGAAATGGCCATTGGTTTAGACACGATTGTTCCTTTTTTGGTTGAAGAAGAATTGAAAAACAAAGGCGGATATTTTTCCAAAGGGGAAGACTGGGAATCTTATGCTATTGAAGACGGTCATTTAATTACAGGACAAAATCCGGCTTCCTCCCTAGCTGTTGCACAATTATTATTTAATCAATTATAA
- the rpsA gene encoding 30S ribosomal protein S1, translated as MSEQIQSQEEFLANFNWHNFEEGIDVVDEQHLQEFEELVSKTFIATDQEEVVDGVVVRITDRDVIVDINAKSEGVISLNEFRYNPNLKVGDTVEVLIDIREDKTGQLVLSHRKARTIKSWDRVIAANETGEIVNGFVKCRTKGGMIVDVFGIEAFLPGSQIDVKPIRDYDVYVNKTMEFKVVKINHEFKNVVVSHKALIEADIEVQKKEIIGQLQKGQVLEGVVKNITSYGVFIDLGGVDGLIHITDLSWSRINHPSEVLELDQKLNVVILDFDDEKTRIQLGLKQLNAHPWDALDANLTIGDKVSGKVVVIADYGAFIEVAEGVEGLIHVSEMSWSTHLRSAQDFVKVGDVIEAQILTLDRDDRKMSLGIKQLSQDPWTDITSKYPVGSKHTGIVRNFTNFGIFVELEEGIDGLIYISDLSWTKKIKHPSEFVNVGEKLDVVVLELDVEGRKLSLGHKQTTANPWDQYEDSFAVGTIHNGEISEIVDKGATVEFGDDIVAFIPTRHLEKEDGKKLKKGESADFKVIEFNKEFKRVVASHTAIFREEEEKNVKAATENTSSASTNAPAATLGDNNDVLAALKAKMEKSEKK; from the coding sequence ATGTCTGAACAAATCCAATCACAAGAAGAGTTTTTAGCAAATTTTAACTGGCACAATTTCGAAGAAGGTATTGATGTAGTTGATGAACAACACTTGCAAGAATTCGAAGAATTAGTATCAAAAACGTTTATCGCTACAGATCAAGAAGAAGTAGTAGATGGTGTTGTTGTTAGAATTACTGATAGAGACGTTATCGTTGATATCAATGCTAAGTCTGAAGGTGTTATCTCTTTAAACGAATTCCGTTACAACCCAAACTTAAAAGTTGGTGATACTGTAGAGGTATTAATTGACATCCGTGAGGATAAAACAGGTCAATTAGTATTGTCTCACAGAAAAGCGCGTACTATCAAATCATGGGATAGAGTTATCGCTGCTAATGAAACTGGAGAAATCGTTAATGGTTTTGTTAAATGTAGAACTAAAGGTGGTATGATCGTTGACGTTTTCGGAATCGAAGCGTTCTTACCTGGATCTCAAATTGATGTTAAACCAATTAGAGATTATGACGTTTACGTAAACAAAACTATGGAATTCAAAGTTGTGAAAATCAACCACGAATTTAAAAACGTTGTTGTATCTCACAAAGCGCTTATTGAAGCGGATATTGAAGTACAAAAGAAAGAAATCATTGGTCAATTACAAAAAGGACAAGTATTAGAAGGTGTTGTTAAAAACATTACTTCTTACGGTGTGTTTATTGACTTAGGTGGTGTTGATGGATTAATCCACATTACTGACCTTTCTTGGTCTAGAATCAACCACCCATCTGAGGTTCTTGAATTAGATCAAAAATTAAACGTTGTAATCCTTGATTTCGATGATGAGAAAACAAGAATCCAATTAGGATTGAAACAATTAAACGCTCACCCATGGGATGCACTTGATGCAAACTTAACTATTGGTGATAAAGTTTCTGGTAAAGTAGTAGTTATCGCTGATTACGGAGCTTTCATCGAAGTTGCTGAAGGTGTTGAAGGTTTAATCCACGTTTCTGAAATGTCATGGTCTACTCATTTACGTTCTGCTCAAGATTTCGTAAAAGTAGGTGATGTAATCGAAGCTCAAATCTTAACATTAGATAGAGACGATCGTAAGATGTCATTAGGTATCAAACAATTATCTCAAGATCCATGGACTGATATTACTTCTAAATACCCAGTAGGTTCTAAACATACAGGTATCGTTAGAAACTTCACAAACTTTGGTATTTTCGTAGAATTAGAAGAAGGAATTGATGGATTAATCTACATCTCTGACTTATCTTGGACTAAGAAAATCAAACACCCATCTGAGTTTGTAAACGTTGGTGAAAAACTTGACGTTGTAGTATTAGAATTAGATGTTGAAGGACGTAAATTATCTTTAGGTCACAAACAAACTACTGCTAACCCTTGGGATCAGTACGAAGATTCATTCGCTGTTGGAACTATCCACAACGGAGAGATCTCTGAGATTGTTGACAAAGGAGCTACTGTAGAATTTGGAGATGATATCGTTGCTTTCATTCCTACTCGTCACCTTGAAAAAGAAGACGGTAAGAAATTGAAAAAAGGTGAATCTGCAGATTTCAAAGTAATTGAATTCAACAAAGAATTCAAAAGAGTAGTAGCATCTCACACTGCTATCTTCCGTGAAGAAGAAGAGAAAAATGTGAAAGCTGCAACTGAAAATACTTCATCTGCATCTACTAACGCACCAGCTGCGACTTTAGGTGACAACAATGATGTATTAGCTGCTTTGAAAGCTAAAATGGAAAAATCTGAGAAAAAATAA